The Elaeis guineensis isolate ETL-2024a chromosome 12, EG11, whole genome shotgun sequence sequence tcttcccGAACttctccggcggccgagcctctgcaacgTTCCCAAGTCCTGCCGAcgaataaacccccaccagtgtcaaccggattcttcacgatggacgaactccatccaagtttctacggtgctcgaccaccttctagacttcgtccgagctcctacgggagtcggacttcttccccgaaccccgactgtaggtagacttcatccgagctcctacgggagccggacttcttccccgaaccccgactgcaggtagacttcgtccgagcttctacgggagccggacttcttcctcgaactccgactgcaggtagacttcgtccgagctcctacgggagccgaacttcagccccaAGCTCCTATCGCAGGTGGGTCTCATCCGAATTCTGGCAAGGGCTGGACTCCGGGCCCCCACCGCAAGCGGTCTACTAtgaacttctaccacaagcggtctgctccgagctaccactacaagcggtctgctccgaatttctactacgaacggtccacgtcggatttctactgtaagcctccacctgagcttctattgtgaacgaattccttccgatcttctattgcaggcaggcttcggccgaacttcctcgacaaatgatccccatccggacttctacggagatcggactctgatcgaacttctgtagcggacagattccggacgaactcctacgacacacagactccagcagtcggacccctccagcggatgaacctctccaacgccatccgacatccactgccggtcgaccttctgccgaattctgcgtgaaatcgaacttcgtctacagaaagtctctgatcgagctcctacagcaaatgactctcgcctgcagtactagcgcccaaggcacccaacggtggagggctcgccagcaacattcgagctcctctcagatggagagctacctctcTTTGCCGgacacctcaatcgagcttcgaccgacaggcctggactccctggcaggccacagtaatgggcacgactctgctccacttcctgtgacggattccgcgcggctccaccattctctgacaagtcgcgacaacagacactactccactccccgcgacaagcttcacgtggctctgaacaacccctgacgccactactctccgcaacaaattccttatggccttgaacggcccactaccaggcggttacaaacgtcgctatcagtctgttgcatcctccgcctataaaagggggactccagatacgttattctctaagctctaatctctatctcaaaattctgcaaaaattttcgttcgagcactccattcttgttgaggcagagaactgacttgagcatcggaggatcttgccggagcacccttaacttcggtttagacttcctttgcaggtcccgacggcgatcgcgactccctcgactcccgcttctctgacgtcggtggatttttgcaccaacagaattggcgctagaggaaggggcctgtgtcttcgcagtacccttgttcttaaaggagcgctcaatggaaccacctctggtcatcttctccgacaccttCTCCTCCAGCTTCCTGCCTGATCTTCACCTGGTGCCTCCCTGGGGGGCAaccaccaggcggtcaacggcctccgcggtcagatctcagcaagctctgcaagccccggcctcatctccggtttcccaggctcctcttcctccggtgacagcagtcggcatggagcggcCCGATAATCGACCTCCGACCGGTTTCACTAACACCATCTCaggagaatcccgacagggaacaaccggtgtattggctagacctcccaagcgacaaagaattgaggaatccataacctttactgaggaagatgctcggggagttcaattccctcataacgatacggttgtagtttctttaaatatagccaaTTACGATGTGCACTGTATTCttatcgacaatgaaagttcgaccgatattttgttctacgatgccttcttaaaaatgtccatccttgacggtcgtttggggccgattagctctcctCTAGTAGgatttaccgacgatgctatcccggtggagggggtaataactttgactgtagttgcgggtcgatatccaagacaatccagggctctggtggattttctggtggtgaaagcaccgtcagcctacaatgcaatcctcggtcgatctggcctcaatgccctccgggctgtggtgtcgacctaccatctgaaattaaaattccctactaaccagggggtcggagaagtcaagggagatcaagccctggctagacactgctacaacatagccttgcaaagaagtgaccaatctgacctctgtccggttgatggattggacgcccgcgacgacctcgctgaggaaagggg is a genomic window containing:
- the LOC105055096 gene encoding uncharacterized protein isoform X1 → MEPPLVIFSDTFSSSFLPDLHLVPPWGATTRRSTASAVRSQQALQAPASSPVSQAPLPPVTAVGMERPDNRPPTGFTNTISGESRQGTTGVLARPPKRQRIEESITFTEEDARGVQFPHNDTVVVSLNIANYDVHCILIDNESSTDILFYDAFLKMSILDGRLGPISSPLVGFTDDAIPVEGVITLTVVAGRYPRQSRALVDFLVVKAPSAYNAILGRSGLNALRAVVSTYHLKLKFPTNQGVGEVKGDQALARHCYNIALQRSDQSDLCPVDGLDARDDLAEERGGPIEDLVSITLNDGSTEHVVKIGSNLREEVRTQLVDFLQKNADVFAWVPADIPEIDAEVMEHRLAVDPKHRPTKEKIRDHAPERQKVIVEEVDKLLKAEFIREVNYPD